In Anolis carolinensis isolate JA03-04 unplaced genomic scaffold, rAnoCar3.1.pri scaffold_14, whole genome shotgun sequence, the following proteins share a genomic window:
- the vps72 gene encoding vacuolar protein sorting-associated protein 72 homolog, with product MASASTSALTGLAGGRAPRRTAGNRLSGLLEVEEEDEFYQTTYGGFTEESGDDEYKGDQSDSDDEVDSDFDIDEGDEPNSDQDDDEPKRKRRVVTKAYREPIKSLRPKKPEVPASSSQKVREEKATPVEQDDVIDSRKHMRQSTTEHTRQTFLRVQERQVQSKRKKGAAGPSYERPLTQEELLKEAKITEEFNLRSLETYERLEADKKRQVQKKRKCVGPTIRYYSGTMPLITDLGCKEETVDVEGLDQETHLATPSEASPLPAAKCSRTFITFSDDETFECIFPKSRSPKLPVKEICPVTHKTAIYRDPITDIPYSNIRAFKIIREAYKKYITAHGLPNAAAAAASMGTGLVAADSGVRATRQKIIIKQSVPAT from the exons ATGGCGTCGGCTTCCACCTCCGCTCTGACAGGGCTGGCGGGAGGCCGAGCGCCGCGGCGGACGGCGGGCAACCGGCTCTCGGGGCTTCTGGAAGTCGAAGAGGAAGACGAGTTCTACCAGACGACTTATGGCGGCTTTACGGAG GAGTCCGGGGACGATGAATACAAAGGCGACCAGTCAGACAGCGATGATGAAGTGGATTCGGATTTTGACATCGATGAAGGGGATGAGCCCAACAGCGACCAGGACGACGATGAGCCTAAAAGGAAGCGCCGGGTGGTGACCAAGGCCTACAGG GAACCCATCAAAAGCTTAAGGCCTAAGAAGCCAGAGGTCCCTGCCAGCAGTTCCCAGAAAGTCCGGGAGGAAAAAGCGACTCCAGTGGAGCAGGACGATGTGATTGACA GCCGGAAGCACATGCGCCAGTCCACCACGGAGCATACTCGCCAGACCTTCCTCCGGGTCCAGGAGCGGCAGGTGCAGTCCAAGCGCAAGAAGGGAGCGGCAGGCCCCAGCTATGAGCGGCCCCTGACCCAGGAAGAGCTGCTGAAGGAGGCCAAGATCACAGAGGAGTTCAACTTGCGCTCGCTGG aGACCTACGAGCGCTTGGAGGCCGACAAGAAGAGGCAGGTGCAGAAGAAGCGCAAGTGTGTGGGGCCCACCATCCGCTATTATTCGGGGACCATGCCCCTCATCACCGACCTCGGCTGCAAGGAAGAAACTGTGGACGTGGAGGG CCTGGACCAAGAAACGCACCTCGCTACCCCTTCAGAGGCCTCTCCCCTCCCGGCGGCCAAGTGTTCTCGCACCTTCATCACCTTTAGTGACGATGAGACCTTTGAGTGCATCTTCCCCAAATCCCGCTCCCCCAAGCTGCCCGTCAAGGAGATCTGTCCCGTCACCCACAAGACGGCTATCTACCGCGACCCCATCACCGACATCCCTTACTCCAATATCCGGGCTTTCAAGATCATCCGGGAGGCCTACAAGAAGTACATCACTGCCCACGGCTTGCCTAATGCTGCTGCAGCCGCTGCTTCTATGGGCACCGGGTTGGTCGCTGCGGACTCCGGCGTCCGAGCCACGAGGCAGAAGATCATCATCAAGCAGAGCGTTCCCGCTACTTAG